The Xanthomonas fragariae genome has a segment encoding these proteins:
- a CDS encoding peptidase domain-containing ABC transporter, translating into MIANYHGHDVDLASLRRRFGGSIRGVGLSHIISVCSQLGFSSKALRAAPEYLPGSKLPCIAHWNMNHFVVIERADRTGVTVHDPARGRLRLNYEEVSASFTGVLLELTPEAGFSPIQERRRIGLRFLTGRIRGLFKSAAHLFLLAFGVELIALAIPFQLQWTIDSIIPTGDSRLLIVAAIAFAMATLLHSLLTIARGWLVSWLGAAINSQWITHLFSHLLRLPTSFFEKRSAGDILTRFSSIYAIQNTLSSAFVSAVLDSAFGLLALGILVYYSPSFAGIALVVIVAYFVIRRAMFRKLWEANEQNVVYMARQQSEIIESIRGINSIRLAGIEPLRRSRLSDAATEACRRSMEAQRINETSSGINVGLFGLQKVVLLAYGANLVVSGQFTVGMLVSVITFADQFTTKSTAFIDKINELQLVKMHLERLSDIALEEPLPLPKPYSGEALLDDSIRFVNVGFRYSQSDPWILRGLSFTINSGESVAIVGRSGCGKSTLLKLLLGLDVPTEGHIEIGGQKIDSESVQRVRMVMSTVLQDDNLFAGTIAENISFFDGDASIDQIVDAAKKANIHNEISNMPMGYESLVGDMGSALSGGQKQRVLLARALFRRPRILVLDEATSHLDKHSEQITNEHLRTLNVTRVVVAHRQETIDHADRVIDLTASRDDGESEPLSKAGKVAARN; encoded by the coding sequence ATGATTGCCAACTACCACGGGCATGACGTCGATCTCGCATCCTTACGCCGGCGCTTTGGCGGTTCAATTCGCGGCGTCGGGCTGTCGCACATTATTTCTGTTTGTTCGCAACTAGGGTTTTCGAGTAAAGCGCTTAGGGCTGCCCCGGAGTATCTCCCCGGCTCCAAATTGCCTTGCATTGCGCACTGGAACATGAATCACTTTGTGGTTATAGAGCGTGCAGACAGAACAGGCGTAACGGTTCACGATCCAGCGCGTGGCCGCCTTCGACTGAACTACGAAGAAGTGAGTGCGAGTTTCACTGGTGTACTTTTGGAGTTGACTCCAGAAGCAGGCTTCAGCCCAATCCAGGAACGCCGGCGAATCGGCCTGCGGTTTCTCACCGGTCGAATACGTGGTCTGTTTAAAAGCGCCGCGCACCTCTTTTTGCTCGCATTCGGTGTCGAGTTAATCGCGCTTGCTATTCCGTTTCAGCTTCAATGGACTATCGATAGCATCATTCCCACAGGTGACAGCCGTCTATTGATAGTCGCCGCAATAGCATTCGCGATGGCTACATTATTACACTCTCTCCTAACGATCGCACGCGGTTGGCTGGTCAGCTGGCTCGGGGCTGCAATCAATTCGCAGTGGATTACCCACCTGTTCTCACACTTGCTAAGGCTGCCAACATCCTTCTTTGAAAAGCGCTCTGCCGGGGATATCCTTACTAGGTTCTCTTCCATCTACGCGATTCAGAACACCCTTTCATCTGCGTTCGTCTCGGCTGTGTTGGACAGCGCGTTCGGATTGTTGGCGCTTGGGATTCTCGTGTATTACAGTCCTTCTTTTGCGGGAATCGCGCTTGTCGTGATCGTTGCCTACTTTGTAATTAGGCGCGCCATGTTTCGCAAGCTATGGGAGGCAAACGAGCAGAACGTGGTTTACATGGCTAGGCAGCAGTCGGAGATCATAGAGTCGATTCGGGGAATTAATTCGATCAGGCTAGCTGGCATTGAGCCGTTACGGAGGAGCCGTTTATCCGATGCAGCGACAGAGGCTTGCAGGCGGTCAATGGAAGCTCAACGCATTAACGAGACATCATCCGGTATAAATGTTGGGCTTTTTGGGCTGCAGAAAGTGGTGCTTTTGGCGTATGGTGCCAACCTTGTGGTCTCAGGCCAATTTACGGTCGGCATGTTGGTTTCAGTCATAACTTTTGCTGATCAGTTTACGACCAAGTCAACGGCATTCATCGATAAGATCAACGAGCTCCAACTTGTAAAAATGCATCTCGAGCGACTGTCGGATATTGCGCTCGAAGAGCCGCTGCCATTGCCGAAACCATATTCGGGCGAGGCCCTTCTTGACGATTCCATTCGATTTGTTAATGTTGGATTTCGCTACTCTCAAAGTGATCCATGGATACTGAGAGGTTTGAGCTTCACGATAAATTCTGGTGAATCCGTTGCCATTGTAGGTAGAAGTGGTTGCGGAAAGTCCACCTTGCTTAAGCTTCTGTTGGGCCTCGACGTTCCCACCGAGGGACATATAGAGATTGGTGGGCAAAAAATTGATAGTGAAAGCGTGCAGCGAGTTCGAATGGTCATGTCGACCGTTCTTCAGGATGATAACTTGTTCGCTGGAACAATAGCCGAAAACATCTCTTTTTTTGACGGTGACGCATCAATTGATCAGATTGTTGACGCCGCAAAGAAGGCGAACATTCACAACGAGATCTCAAACATGCCGATGGGGTATGAGAGCTTGGTCGGCGACATGGGGAGTGCACTGTCGGGTGGGCAGAAGCAAAGGGTTTTGCTTGCCAGGGCGCTCTTTAGAAGGCCGCGAATCCTCGTTCTAGATGAGGCGACAAGTCATCTGGACAAGCACTCAGAGCAGATTACCAACGAGCACCTAAGGACGCTAAACGTCACCAGAGTTGTCGTGGCACATCGTCAGGAAACCATCGACCATGCTGATCGCGTAATTGACCTTACGGCATCCCGCGATGATGGCGAAAGCGAGCCTCTCTCCAAGGCGGGAAAGGTTGCTGCACGGAACTGA
- a CDS encoding IS3 family transposase (programmed frameshift), with protein sequence MSKTKYSPEVRERAVRLVREHQGEYGSQWAAIESIAGKIGCSAQTLCNWVRQAERDAGKRQGLTTDERTRMKALEREVRELRQANEILRKASAYFCPGRARPPLQALTTFVTEHCDVHGVEPICKVLQVAPSTYYRHAQREVDANLRPKRWWKDQALRPQIRRVWEQNRQVYGVRKVWLQLKREGYAVARCTVERLMGALGLRGVVRGKVVKTTVGDKRPCPLDKVNRQFHAPSPNRLWVSDFTYVSTWAGFVYVALVIDVYARRIVGWKVSQTAHTDFVLDALEQALHARRPTEGGLIHHSDRGVQYVSIRYTARLADAGIEPSVGSVGDSYDNALAETINGLYKAEVIHWRSWRNRRDVELATLDWVDWYNHKRLLGSIGNIPPAEAEEAYYRQQAGYVKAA encoded by the exons ATGAGCAAGACGAAATATTCACCGGAAGTGCGAGAGCGGGCGGTTCGTCTGGTGCGGGAGCATCAGGGCGAGTACGGCTCGCAGTGGGCGGCGATCGAGTCGATTGCCGGGAAGATCGGCTGTTCGGCGCAGACGCTGTGCAACTGGGTGCGTCAGGCCGAGCGTGATGCCGGCAAGCGTCAGGGGCTGACGACGGACGAGCGGACGCGGATGAAAGCGCTGGAACGCGAAGTGCGCGAGCTGAGGCAAGCCAACGAGATCCTGCGCAAGGCCAGCGCGTATT TTTGCCCAGGCCGAGCTCGACCGCCGCTTCAAGCCCTGACCACGTTCGTGACCGAACATTGCGATGTTCACGGGGTCGAGCCAATCTGCAAGGTGCTGCAGGTTGCCCCGTCGACGTATTACCGCCACGCGCAGCGGGAAGTGGACGCGAACTTGCGCCCGAAGCGCTGGTGGAAGGACCAGGCGCTGCGCCCGCAGATCCGGCGGGTATGGGAGCAGAACCGACAGGTGTACGGGGTGCGCAAGGTCTGGCTGCAGCTCAAGCGCGAGGGCTATGCGGTGGCCCGCTGCACGGTGGAGCGACTGATGGGCGCACTTGGCCTGCGCGGCGTGGTGCGGGGTAAGGTGGTGAAGACCACGGTCGGCGACAAGCGGCCGTGCCCGCTGGACAAGGTGAACCGGCAGTTCCATGCGCCGTCGCCAAACCGACTGTGGGTCAGCGACTTCACCTACGTCTCGACCTGGGCCGGGTTCGTGTACGTGGCTTTGGTGATCGACGTGTACGCACGGCGGATTGTGGGCTGGAAGGTGTCGCAGACGGCGCACACGGACTTCGTGCTGGACGCACTGGAGCAAGCGTTGCATGCGCGGCGGCCCACCGAAGGCGGCCTGATCCACCACTCCGACCGCGGCGTGCAGTACGTGTCGATCCGCTACACCGCGCGGCTGGCCGACGCCGGGATCGAGCCGTCGGTGGGCAGCGTGGGCGATAGCTACGACAACGCGCTGGCCGAGACGATCAACGGGTTGTACAAGGCTGAGGTGATCCACTGGCGCTCATGGCGCAATCGCCGGGACGTCGAACTGGCCACCCTGGATTGGGTGGACTGGTACAACCACAAGCGATTGCTGGGGTCGATCGGGAACATTCCGCCAGCGGAAGCCGAAGAGGCTTACTATCGACAACAGGCCGGTTACGTCAAAGCGGCGTGA
- a CDS encoding IS30 family transposase, which translates to MSSSRLDLAERYRLHALYETGMSMRAIASVLERAPSTISRELRRNQHARQYLPDHAQRLSEHRRTRASRRPRIDAERIAQIEILLGEDFSPEQIAGRTGLASHEWIYRHIYADQKRGGQLFTHRRKRRRKRRRRGVRDGRGQLTHRRSWTQRPSVVEQRSRIGDWELDTIRASHGKAVVVSMTERRSRLHLLAYSPDGTAENVRNAIVQRLGRLRHTVHTLTADNGKEFADHRLIAACLQSDFYFADPYCAWQRGSNENANGLTRQYLPRQTDFSTIADAHLRWIEQRLYNRPRKILGFKTPLEVFSEEVLNSVANQS; encoded by the coding sequence ATGTCATCCAGCCGCCTGGACCTAGCAGAACGATACCGTCTACATGCGTTATATGAAACCGGCATGTCGATGCGTGCCATCGCCAGTGTGTTGGAGCGCGCGCCCAGCACGATCAGCCGCGAACTGCGCCGCAATCAGCACGCTCGGCAGTATCTGCCAGATCACGCGCAGCGCCTCAGTGAGCATCGGCGCACACGGGCCAGCCGGCGTCCACGCATCGACGCTGAGCGCATCGCACAGATCGAGATCTTGCTGGGCGAGGACTTCAGCCCGGAACAGATTGCCGGTCGCACCGGCTTGGCCAGTCACGAATGGATCTATCGGCACATCTACGCCGACCAGAAGCGCGGTGGTCAGTTGTTCACGCATCGACGCAAGCGCCGCCGCAAGCGCCGGCGGCGGGGCGTGCGCGATGGCCGCGGGCAGCTGACACATCGGCGCAGCTGGACACAGCGCCCAAGCGTGGTGGAGCAACGCAGCCGCATCGGTGACTGGGAGCTGGATACCATCAGGGCCTCACACGGAAAGGCCGTGGTGGTCAGCATGACCGAACGCCGCAGTCGCCTGCATCTGCTGGCTTACTCGCCTGACGGCACCGCCGAGAACGTACGCAACGCCATCGTCCAGCGCCTGGGCCGCCTACGCCACACGGTGCACACCCTCACCGCCGACAATGGCAAGGAGTTTGCTGACCATCGGCTCATTGCAGCCTGCCTGCAGAGTGATTTCTACTTTGCAGATCCGTACTGCGCATGGCAGCGAGGCAGCAACGAAAATGCCAACGGGTTGACGCGCCAGTACTTGCCACGACAGACCGATTTCAGCACCATCGCCGATGCGCACCTACGATGGATCGAGCAGCGGCTCTACAATCGTCCGCGCAAGATACTCGGATTCAAAACGCCCCTCGAAGTCTTCTCCGAGGAGGTCCTTAACAGCGTTGCGAATCAGAGTTGA
- the lipA gene encoding lipoyl synthase — translation MTQPTARSIPLQVVSGDTAASAPLQTGVKQIGGDKINRSPVQFVDAPVLRKPSWIRVRIPSGNAVQNLKAKLRENRLVTVCEEASCPNIHECFSHGTATFMILGEVCTRRCSFCDVAHGRPKPPDASEPTSLATTVADMGLKYVVVTSVDRDDLRDGGAQHFVDCIAAIRVSSPKTRIEILTPDFRGKGRMDRALEILALSPPDVFNHNIETVPDLYPNVRPGADYQWSLTLLQRFKAQHPSIATKSGIMLGLGETMEQVQATLRDLRAHDVDMITIGQYLQPTPHHHPVMRYWTPEEYKALEEYGNALGFSHVASGPMVRSSYHADRQAADAGVAVNSNADSEIYIAPLG, via the coding sequence ATGACCCAGCCTACCGCCCGTTCCATCCCCTTGCAGGTCGTCTCCGGCGATACCGCCGCGTCTGCGCCCCTGCAGACCGGCGTCAAGCAGATCGGTGGCGACAAGATCAATCGCTCGCCGGTGCAGTTCGTCGATGCGCCGGTGCTGCGCAAGCCGTCGTGGATTCGCGTGCGAATCCCTTCCGGCAACGCGGTGCAGAACCTCAAGGCCAAGCTGCGCGAAAACCGCCTGGTCACGGTGTGCGAAGAAGCCAGCTGCCCGAATATCCACGAGTGTTTCAGCCACGGCACCGCCACCTTCATGATTCTGGGCGAGGTGTGTACGCGGCGCTGCTCGTTCTGCGACGTGGCACACGGCCGGCCCAAGCCACCGGACGCCAGCGAGCCGACGAGCCTGGCGACGACCGTTGCCGACATGGGCTTGAAGTATGTGGTGGTGACCAGCGTGGATCGCGACGATCTGCGCGACGGTGGTGCGCAGCATTTCGTCGATTGCATTGCGGCGATTCGCGTTAGCTCGCCCAAGACCCGCATCGAGATCCTGACCCCGGATTTCCGCGGCAAGGGCCGCATGGACCGCGCGCTGGAGATCCTGGCGCTGAGCCCGCCGGACGTGTTCAACCACAACATCGAAACCGTGCCGGATCTGTACCCGAACGTGCGTCCAGGCGCCGACTATCAGTGGTCGCTAACCCTGCTGCAGCGCTTCAAGGCGCAGCATCCGTCCATCGCTACCAAGTCCGGCATCATGCTCGGCCTGGGCGAGACGATGGAGCAGGTGCAGGCCACCTTGCGCGACCTGCGCGCGCACGATGTGGACATGATCACGATTGGCCAGTACCTGCAGCCGACCCCGCACCATCACCCGGTGATGCGTTACTGGACGCCGGAGGAGTACAAGGCGCTGGAGGAGTACGGCAATGCGCTCGGCTTCAGCCATGTCGCCTCCGGGCCGATGGTGCGCTCGTCGTATCACGCCGATCGGCAGGCGGCCGACGCTGGCGTCGCTGTGAATTCCAACGCTGACTCAGAAATATACATCGCTCCATTGGGATGA
- the lipB gene encoding lipoyl(octanoyl) transferase LipB, which translates to MDAVAAEPALRAVSSLPAQLRDLGRQEYAPVWRAMQRFTDARDAHTADELWVLEHTPVFTLGQAGRPEHVLAPGEIPVLQVDRGGQVTYHGPGQLVVYPLLDLRRLKIGVRHYVCKIEQALIDTLDEWNIVAERRDGAPGVYVGGAKIAALGIRVRRGCAFHGLSFNVAMDLEPFHRINPCGYEGLQVTSVLELGGPSGMDAVKAVLLDQLARQLGLVLQPGYALPDLSLLA; encoded by the coding sequence GTGGACGCTGTAGCGGCCGAGCCAGCGCTTAGAGCCGTCTCGAGCCTGCCGGCACAACTACGCGATCTCGGTCGGCAGGAGTACGCGCCGGTGTGGCGTGCGATGCAGCGTTTCACCGATGCGCGTGATGCGCACACCGCCGACGAACTATGGGTGCTAGAGCATACGCCGGTGTTTACACTCGGCCAGGCGGGCAGGCCCGAACACGTATTGGCGCCGGGCGAGATTCCGGTGCTGCAGGTTGATCGCGGCGGTCAGGTCACCTATCACGGCCCCGGTCAGTTGGTGGTCTATCCCCTGCTGGATCTGCGCCGGCTCAAGATTGGTGTGCGCCATTACGTGTGCAAGATCGAGCAGGCGCTGATCGACACCTTGGACGAATGGAACATCGTCGCCGAGCGCCGCGACGGCGCGCCCGGCGTGTATGTCGGTGGGGCCAAGATCGCCGCGCTTGGTATCCGGGTGCGGCGCGGCTGCGCTTTCCACGGGCTTTCGTTCAACGTGGCGATGGACCTGGAGCCTTTTCACCGCATCAACCCGTGCGGCTACGAGGGCCTGCAGGTGACCTCGGTGCTAGAATTGGGTGGCCCCTCCGGGATGGACGCCGTCAAGGCGGTGCTGCTCGATCAGCTGGCGCGCCAGCTCGGTCTCGTGTTGCAGCCCGGTTACGCGTTGCCTGACCTTTCGCTTCTGGCCTGA
- a CDS encoding DUF493 family protein — protein sequence MEISTDHPDQGFQFPGTFELSAMGTAERGLETELPRLLTVTGVELLEDSISWKHSSSGKYVSVKIGFRADSREQFDAAHQALRDHPEVKWTL from the coding sequence ATGGAAATCAGCACCGACCACCCCGATCAAGGCTTTCAATTTCCCGGCACCTTCGAGCTCAGCGCCATGGGCACGGCCGAACGCGGGCTGGAAACCGAACTTCCACGTCTGCTCACCGTTACCGGCGTGGAGTTGCTGGAAGACAGCATCAGCTGGAAGCATTCGTCCAGCGGCAAATATGTCTCGGTCAAGATCGGCTTTCGTGCCGATAGCCGCGAGCAGTTCGACGCGGCCCATCAGGCCCTGCGCGACCACCCGGAAGTGAAGTGGACGCTGTAG
- a CDS encoding lipid A deacylase LpxR family protein, whose product MHRPRALSAALLFCLSGLSMPALAADRCDSSTLGRTPQAVNFRVDNDLFGGEEQDQGYSNGAVLTLVSPNLVDYTDDPCFPHTARWVNSYLERLHPGEFDQQNMVFSIGQTIFTPTDSTRRDVIPEDRPYAGILLASFGYNARNEAHLRATQLQIGVVGKWAFAQQAQDAIHDVLGDKKFQGWDNQLHNEPLLNLVHERMRRWPADAAANADGFGWDFISHWGGSVGNMATHLNAGGEARFGWKLSDDFGSTPTRPAGENTAPSRLGRASGWSGHLFVTTDARWVLRDITLDGNTFGNSHSVDKRPFVGDVGYGLAVMYGRWKFALVRYQRSREFGTQRETPVYGSFTISRLL is encoded by the coding sequence ATGCACCGACCGCGCGCATTGTCTGCTGCCCTGCTGTTTTGTCTTTCCGGGCTTTCGATGCCGGCCCTGGCGGCTGACCGGTGCGATTCCAGCACACTGGGCCGCACCCCGCAGGCGGTGAACTTCCGGGTGGATAACGACCTGTTCGGCGGTGAGGAGCAGGACCAGGGCTATTCCAATGGCGCGGTGCTAACGCTGGTGTCGCCCAACCTGGTCGATTACACCGACGACCCTTGCTTTCCGCACACCGCGCGCTGGGTCAACAGCTATCTGGAACGCCTGCATCCGGGCGAGTTCGATCAGCAAAACATGGTGTTCTCAATCGGCCAGACGATCTTCACCCCCACCGACTCCACCCGTCGCGACGTGATCCCGGAGGACCGCCCGTATGCGGGCATCCTACTGGCGAGCTTCGGTTACAACGCGCGCAACGAGGCGCATCTGCGCGCCACGCAGCTGCAGATCGGTGTGGTCGGCAAGTGGGCATTTGCGCAGCAAGCGCAGGATGCGATCCACGATGTGCTAGGCGATAAGAAATTCCAGGGCTGGGACAACCAGCTGCATAACGAGCCGCTGCTCAACTTGGTGCATGAACGTATGCGCCGCTGGCCGGCAGATGCCGCGGCCAACGCGGACGGCTTCGGCTGGGATTTCATTTCGCACTGGGGCGGCTCGGTCGGCAACATGGCCACGCATCTGAATGCCGGCGGCGAAGCCCGCTTCGGCTGGAAACTTTCGGACGACTTCGGCAGCACCCCGACCCGCCCGGCCGGCGAAAACACCGCACCCAGCCGGCTCGGACGCGCTAGCGGCTGGTCGGGTCATCTATTCGTGACCACCGATGCGCGCTGGGTGCTGCGCGACATCACTCTGGACGGCAACACCTTCGGCAATAGTCACAGCGTGGACAAGCGCCCATTCGTCGGCGACGTCGGTTACGGCCTGGCGGTGATGTACGGCCGCTGGAAGTTTGCCCTCGTCCGCTACCAGCGCAGCCGCGAATTCGGCACGCAGCGCGAGACGCCGGTGTATGGGAGCTTCACGATCAGTCGGCTGCTTTGA
- a CDS encoding D-alanyl-D-alanine carboxypeptidase family protein yields MKFRFAAAAVATLAFGLACAQTPAPPPAPAAAAAPAVVPVPPAPAPAVSKSWILMDYATGQVLAGENIHQQLAPASITKVMTSYVVAAEIKNGKFKRDDQVMMSERAWREGGAGTDGSYSGFPVNQTARLEDMEKGMAIQSGNDAAIALAEHVAGSEEAFASLMNSYAGKIGMKDSHFVNAHGLGAEGHHSTAYDLAMLGRAMVRDYPETYAYNKIKEFQVGTIKQNNRNLLLWRDPAVDGIKTGHTSEAGYCLLSSAKRGDQRLVAVVMGDTSEKQRADDSLALLNWGFRFFETHSLYAPGKVVTKQKVWKGQQDEVRLGVAQPLLVSLQRGRYNDLKPSMEVAKNLQAPIKQGQQIGTVKVSLDGKIIAQAPLVALNAVEEGGFFKRLWDAFWMWWES; encoded by the coding sequence ATGAAATTCCGCTTCGCTGCCGCTGCCGTGGCCACGCTCGCCTTCGGCCTGGCCTGCGCCCAGACACCCGCGCCGCCGCCGGCTCCTGCCGCGGCGGCTGCGCCGGCCGTCGTGCCGGTTCCGCCCGCACCCGCACCGGCCGTGTCCAAGTCCTGGATCCTGATGGACTACGCCACCGGGCAAGTGCTCGCCGGTGAGAACATCCATCAGCAGCTCGCCCCGGCCAGCATCACCAAGGTGATGACCTCCTACGTGGTCGCGGCCGAGATCAAGAACGGCAAATTCAAGCGTGACGACCAAGTCATGATGAGCGAGCGCGCCTGGCGCGAAGGCGGCGCCGGCACCGACGGCAGCTACAGCGGCTTTCCAGTCAATCAGACCGCACGTCTGGAAGACATGGAAAAAGGCATGGCCATCCAGTCCGGCAACGATGCCGCGATCGCGCTGGCCGAGCATGTGGCCGGCAGCGAAGAAGCCTTCGCCTCGCTGATGAACAGCTACGCCGGCAAAATCGGTATGAAGGACTCCCACTTCGTCAACGCGCACGGCCTGGGCGCCGAAGGCCATCACTCCACCGCTTACGACCTGGCCATGCTGGGCCGCGCGATGGTGCGCGATTACCCGGAGACCTACGCCTACAACAAGATCAAGGAATTCCAGGTTGGCACCATCAAGCAGAACAACCGCAACCTGCTGCTGTGGCGCGACCCGGCGGTGGACGGCATCAAGACCGGCCATACTTCCGAAGCCGGCTACTGCCTGCTGAGCTCGGCCAAGCGCGGCGATCAGCGTCTGGTGGCCGTGGTCATGGGCGACACCTCCGAAAAGCAGCGCGCCGACGACAGCCTGGCACTGCTCAACTGGGGCTTCCGCTTCTTCGAAACCCATAGTCTGTATGCACCCGGCAAGGTCGTAACCAAGCAAAAGGTGTGGAAGGGGCAGCAGGACGAAGTGCGGCTTGGTGTGGCGCAACCACTGCTGGTCAGTCTGCAGCGCGGCCGCTACAACGACCTCAAGCCCAGCATGGAAGTAGCCAAGAACCTGCAGGCCCCGATCAAGCAGGGTCAGCAAATCGGTACGGTCAAGGTCAGCCTGGACGGCAAGATCATCGCCCAGGCGCCGCTAGTGGCGCTTAACGCCGTCGAAGAAGGTGGATTCTTTAAGCGCCTCTGGGATGCCTTCTGGATGTGGTGGGAGTCGTAA
- a CDS encoding septal ring lytic transglycosylase RlpA family protein: MNSMTGPKWLIPMALMLGLAACSSAPKKSADSNPSGTIKGIKVEGKGSATGCPSTSPYAAAKEDPSTRGDYTAGGLYKPGVEDSTPDHVPNVACIPEPLVTNEPRSAVGNRSPYEVLGKRYVVMDGPGGYVERGTASYYGSKFHGRLTSNKEVYDMYAFTAAHKTLPLPSFALVTNTDTGDSVVVRVNDRGPFHDGRVIDLSYAAAIKLGITGKGTGNVEVRGLTEADNGNLLAKRRSGLAPFNTAVAAAQPAANGSQIDGLVQRLPTRTLPSQEVATTSAATVALPAAVSAATAPVNAAGERWRYRVADSRQPGNADNFDVWMKSHGVHVAAGKPAAATPRATSPAPAPAAASAWPAPVAVAVVRVPASAPARSLKTEPVPAKAPSVAEAALGDILLQVASFASRENANRALSQLASAGIAGASVSDIVSGGRTLWRLRVNARDHANASEIAQRIAGLGFGRPQIVAN; encoded by the coding sequence ATGAACAGCATGACAGGCCCCAAGTGGCTGATCCCGATGGCGCTGATGCTCGGCTTGGCGGCCTGTAGCAGCGCACCGAAGAAGAGTGCCGACAGTAATCCCAGTGGCACCATCAAGGGCATCAAGGTCGAAGGCAAGGGGAGCGCTACCGGATGTCCGTCGACCTCTCCGTATGCGGCAGCCAAGGAGGACCCGTCCACGCGCGGCGACTACACCGCTGGTGGCCTGTACAAACCGGGTGTCGAGGACAGCACGCCGGATCACGTGCCCAACGTGGCCTGCATCCCTGAGCCGCTGGTCACAAACGAGCCGCGCTCGGCGGTGGGCAATCGCTCACCGTACGAAGTGCTGGGCAAGCGCTATGTGGTGATGGACGGCCCTGGCGGCTATGTCGAACGCGGCACGGCTTCTTACTACGGCAGCAAGTTCCACGGCCGGCTGACTTCCAACAAGGAGGTCTACGACATGTACGCCTTCACCGCCGCCCACAAGACCTTGCCGCTGCCCAGCTTTGCGCTGGTGACCAATACCGACACCGGCGACTCGGTGGTGGTGCGCGTCAACGACCGCGGCCCGTTCCACGATGGCCGCGTGATCGATCTGAGCTACGCCGCTGCGATCAAGCTGGGCATCACCGGCAAGGGCACCGGCAACGTCGAAGTGCGTGGTCTGACCGAAGCCGACAACGGCAATCTGCTGGCCAAGCGCCGTAGTGGTCTGGCCCCATTCAACACGGCCGTCGCGGCCGCGCAGCCGGCCGCAAACGGCAGCCAGATCGACGGGCTGGTGCAGCGTCTGCCTACCCGCACGTTGCCGTCGCAGGAGGTGGCGACAACGTCGGCGGCTACGGTTGCCTTGCCTGCAGCAGTATCGGCTGCCACTGCGCCGGTCAATGCTGCAGGCGAGCGATGGCGCTACCGGGTGGCCGATTCGCGTCAGCCCGGCAATGCCGACAATTTCGATGTCTGGATGAAATCGCACGGCGTGCATGTGGCCGCCGGCAAGCCAGCAGCTGCCACGCCGCGAGCGACATCGCCGGCACCGGCACCGGCCGCTGCGTCTGCATGGCCTGCGCCGGTTGCCGTTGCCGTGGTCAGAGTGCCGGCCAGCGCGCCCGCACGTTCGCTCAAAACAGAGCCGGTGCCTGCCAAGGCGCCAAGCGTGGCCGAAGCCGCATTGGGCGACATCCTGCTGCAGGTCGCCAGTTTTGCCAGCCGCGAAAACGCCAATCGCGCACTGTCGCAGCTGGCCTCGGCCGGTATCGCCGGTGCAAGCGTCAGCGACATCGTCAGCGGCGGCCGCACCTTGTGGCGGTTGCGCGTGAATGCTCGCGACCACGCCAATGCCTCGGAAATCGCCCAGCGCATTGCCGGTCTTGGTTTCGGTCGCCCACAGATCGTCGCCAATTGA